From the genome of Bacteroidota bacterium, one region includes:
- a CDS encoding DUF5668 domain-containing protein — RKILTNKGLFMRYKNIFGGFIIIIIGVLFILRNIGVIDLSWWYVWKLWPLILVFIGISVLPIKDVWKLIISFIILLIAVLLITIYGLGDSHIYINGFSC, encoded by the coding sequence TAAGGAAGATTCTAACAAATAAAGGATTATTTATGCGATACAAAAATATTTTTGGGGGATTTATTATCATCATAATTGGTGTTCTTTTTATTTTAAGAAACATAGGAGTTATTGACTTATCATGGTGGTATGTTTGGAAATTATGGCCTTTAATACTTGTTTTTATTGGAATCTCTGTTCTGCCAATTAAGGATGTGTGGAAATTGATAATTTCATTCATAATTTTGCTTATTGCTGTTTTATTAATAACTATTTATGGATTAGGTGATTCTC